One stretch of Aeromicrobium fastidiosum DNA includes these proteins:
- a CDS encoding CpaF family protein, whose amino-acid sequence MSLSDRLDAVRERTLADLDTIDQEHFDSPDAVASVSDAFTDIKARASEALFERLGTRANDSTLTEHELHEFVREELSSVIDSEALLSVDERRRLTREVEDDAIGLGPLQRMLDDDSITEIMVNSYDKVFVERHGRLQVSPARFSSEAHLRRIIERIVAKVGRRIDESSPLVDARLADGSRVNAIIPPLAVDGSSLTIRKFSKSPFGVSDLVEFGTMTEQMAHLLHACVQAKLNILVSGGTGTGKTTLLNVLSGFVPREERIVTIEDAVELRLQQPHVVRLESRPPNIEGSGEVRIRDLVRNSLRMRPDRIIVGECRGGEALDMLQAMNTGHDGSLSTLHANSPRDAMARLETLVLMAGMDLPLRAIREQASSAVDLIVQITRLRDGSRRITHVTEVHGMEDDVVVLQDVFVFDYSAGVDQHGRFLGQAIPTGVRPRFSERFADHGITFDLDNLDPRRTTAGER is encoded by the coding sequence ATGAGTCTCAGCGACCGACTCGACGCCGTGCGGGAGCGCACGCTGGCCGATCTCGACACGATCGACCAGGAGCACTTCGACAGCCCTGACGCCGTGGCGTCCGTCTCCGACGCCTTCACCGACATCAAGGCCCGGGCGTCCGAGGCGCTGTTCGAACGGCTCGGCACCCGCGCCAACGACTCGACACTGACCGAGCACGAGCTGCACGAGTTCGTGCGCGAGGAGCTCAGCAGCGTCATCGACTCCGAAGCTCTTCTGTCGGTCGACGAGCGCCGCCGGCTGACCCGCGAGGTCGAGGACGATGCGATCGGTCTCGGTCCGCTGCAGCGCATGCTCGACGACGACTCCATCACCGAGATCATGGTCAACAGCTATGACAAAGTGTTCGTCGAGCGCCACGGCCGCCTGCAGGTCTCGCCCGCCAGGTTCAGCTCCGAGGCCCACCTGCGCCGGATCATCGAGCGCATCGTCGCCAAGGTCGGTCGCCGCATCGATGAGTCGTCGCCGCTGGTCGACGCGCGCCTCGCGGACGGGTCGCGCGTCAACGCCATCATCCCGCCGCTTGCGGTCGACGGCTCCTCGTTGACGATCCGCAAGTTCTCCAAGAGTCCGTTCGGCGTCAGCGACCTGGTCGAGTTCGGCACCATGACCGAGCAGATGGCCCACCTGCTGCACGCGTGCGTCCAGGCCAAGCTCAACATCCTGGTCAGCGGCGGCACGGGCACCGGCAAGACGACGCTGCTCAACGTCCTGTCCGGCTTCGTGCCGCGGGAGGAGCGCATCGTCACGATCGAGGACGCCGTCGAGCTCAGGCTCCAGCAGCCCCACGTCGTGCGTCTGGAGAGCCGCCCGCCCAACATCGAAGGCAGCGGCGAGGTCCGCATTCGCGATCTCGTGCGCAACTCGCTGCGCATGCGGCCCGACCGCATCATCGTCGGCGAGTGCCGCGGCGGCGAGGCGCTCGACATGCTCCAGGCGATGAACACCGGCCACGACGGCTCGCTGTCGACCCTGCACGCCAACTCGCCGCGCGATGCCATGGCCCGTCTCGAGACCCTGGTGCTGATGGCCGGCATGGACCTGCCGCTGCGGGCCATCAGGGAGCAGGCCTCCTCGGCGGTCGACCTGATCGTCCAGATCACCCGGCTCCGCGACGGGTCGCGGCGCATCACGCACGTCACCGAGGTGCACGGCATGGAGGACGACGTCGTCGTGCTGCAGGACGTGTTCGTGTTCGACTACTCCGCCGGCGTCGACCAGCACGGCCGATTCCTGGGCCAGGCGATCCCCACCGGGGTCCGGCCGCGGTTCAGCGAGCGGTTCGCCGACCACGGCATCACCTTCGACCTCGACAACCTCGATCCGCGACGTACGACGGCGGGTGAGCGGTGA
- a CDS encoding AAA family ATPase, with translation MSIALIVGADDEEAARVAGAVGYRIVALSAESVAAETASLLRGLDPASLPETIVFTSLVPIPRSLAMAAEVHAVRPDIDMVLISAVEKQIMLDAMRVGIRDVGPSLDDPAVLAGIRDRLDARADTTRQQTLKAVPQAPVDFSSRTMTVLSPKGGVGKTSISSNLAVALAQQSPMEVVLVDLDLQFGDLTTVLDLKPTHTLQDAFGLTSRDNLLLKTYLTVHSAGFYVLCGAESPAANDKVTGEQVVQLIRQLQDQFRYVILDTAAGLDETTLAALECSDDAVIVTTMDVACLRSVQKEMELLGTLGLLPASRHVVVNFADKSSGLRIKDVEAVIGAPVDVVLPRSKELPLASNRGVPLMVTAKSGPFVKSVKSLAKRIFDRARAAEQKRGHRRLDVA, from the coding sequence ATGAGCATCGCCCTGATCGTCGGCGCGGACGACGAAGAAGCCGCACGGGTGGCAGGAGCCGTCGGCTACCGGATCGTCGCCCTCTCGGCCGAGTCGGTCGCCGCCGAGACCGCCAGCCTGCTGCGGGGTCTCGACCCCGCGAGCCTGCCCGAGACGATCGTCTTCACCTCGCTCGTGCCGATCCCGCGGTCCCTCGCCATGGCTGCCGAGGTGCACGCCGTGCGCCCCGACATCGACATGGTGCTGATCTCGGCGGTCGAGAAGCAGATCATGCTCGACGCGATGCGTGTCGGCATCCGCGACGTCGGGCCGTCGCTCGACGATCCCGCGGTGCTGGCCGGCATTCGCGACAGGCTCGACGCCCGCGCCGACACCACGCGCCAGCAGACGCTCAAGGCCGTCCCGCAGGCACCGGTCGACTTCTCGTCGCGCACCATGACCGTGCTGTCGCCCAAGGGCGGTGTCGGCAAGACGAGCATCTCGTCGAACCTCGCCGTCGCCCTGGCCCAGCAGTCACCCATGGAGGTCGTGCTGGTCGACCTCGATCTGCAGTTCGGCGACCTGACGACGGTGCTGGACCTCAAGCCCACGCACACCCTGCAGGACGCCTTCGGGCTCACGTCCCGCGACAACCTGCTGCTCAAGACGTACCTCACGGTCCACTCGGCCGGGTTCTACGTGCTGTGCGGCGCGGAGTCGCCGGCCGCCAACGACAAGGTGACCGGCGAGCAGGTCGTCCAGCTCATCCGCCAGCTGCAGGACCAGTTCCGCTACGTCATCCTCGACACAGCCGCAGGACTCGACGAGACGACGCTGGCCGCCCTGGAGTGCAGCGACGACGCCGTCATCGTCACCACGATGGACGTCGCGTGCCTGCGCAGCGTCCAGAAGGAGATGGAGCTGCTGGGCACCCTCGGACTCCTCCCGGCGTCGCGGCACGTCGTCGTCAACTTCGCCGACAAGTCGTCGGGTCTGCGCATCAAGGACGTCGAGGCCGTCATCGGGGCACCGGTCGACGTGGTGCTGCCCCGCAGCAAGGAGCTGCCACTGGCCTCGAACCGTGGGGTTCCCTTGATGGTGACCGCCAAGTCCGGCCCGTTCGTGAAGTCGGTCAAGTCGCTGGCCAAGCGCATCTTCGACCGCGCCCGTGCCGCCGAGCAGAAGCGCGGTCACCGACGTCTGGACGTCGCATGA
- the cpaB gene encoding Flp pilus assembly protein CpaB → MKKQFIIIGMAALLAVLGIAALIAYANDADDRAFEGTEMVDVVRATTEVPARTTAADLVGKTETVKVPRAALVPGALSSLDDAQGLVTSVALVPGDQLSTAKLSEPDDVKAGTTVPKGMQELTIPVDGARLVGGAVKSGDRVGVIANFSGQTANPINGLLVLKVDSGAVGSDGAAGTLITVAVNTLDAEKLVNTIEFGTIWLTLQNDDTETGGGKTITSKDVAP, encoded by the coding sequence GTGAAGAAGCAGTTCATCATCATCGGCATGGCGGCACTGCTCGCCGTGCTGGGCATCGCGGCGCTGATCGCGTATGCCAACGACGCCGACGACCGGGCCTTCGAGGGCACCGAGATGGTCGACGTCGTGAGGGCCACGACCGAGGTGCCGGCGCGGACGACCGCCGCCGACCTGGTCGGCAAGACCGAGACGGTCAAGGTGCCGCGCGCGGCACTCGTGCCGGGTGCGCTGAGCTCGCTCGACGACGCGCAGGGCCTGGTCACCAGCGTCGCGCTCGTGCCGGGCGACCAGCTCAGCACCGCCAAGCTCTCCGAGCCGGACGACGTCAAGGCGGGCACGACCGTGCCGAAGGGCATGCAGGAGCTGACGATCCCCGTGGACGGGGCCCGCCTGGTCGGCGGTGCCGTCAAGAGCGGCGACCGCGTCGGCGTCATCGCCAACTTCTCCGGACAGACGGCGAACCCGATCAACGGACTGCTCGTCCTCAAGGTCGACTCGGGTGCCGTCGGCTCGGACGGTGCCGCTGGCACGCTCATCACGGTCGCGGTCAACACGCTCGACGCCGAGAAGCTCGTCAACACGATCGAGTTCGGCACGATCTGGCTGACGCTGCAGAACGACGACACCGAGACCGGCGGCGGCAAGACCATCACGTCGAAGGACGTGGCCCCATGA
- a CDS encoding Flp family type IVb pilin — protein MSKFHFALAYMSASLFTAKTAREEKGATAVEYGLLVALIAAIIVVAVALLGTKITGAFSSINSKL, from the coding sequence ATGTCGAAGTTCCACTTTGCACTGGCTTACATGTCGGCCTCGCTGTTCACGGCGAAGACCGCACGCGAGGAGAAGGGCGCGACCGCTGTCGAGTACGGCCTGCTCGTCGCCCTGATCGCGGCCATCATCGTCGTCGCGGTCGCGCTGCTCGGCACCAAGATCACCGGTGCCTTCAGCTCGATCAACAGCAAGCTCTGA
- a CDS encoding Flp family type IVb pilin, with protein MFAIATVMSYVVNLQSRRDEKGATAVEYGLLVALIAAVIVVAVALLGTKVTGAFTSITDQLPG; from the coding sequence ATGTTCGCGATCGCAACTGTCATGTCGTACGTCGTCAACCTGCAGAGCCGCCGTGACGAGAAGGGTGCCACCGCCGTCGAGTACGGGCTGCTGGTCGCCTTGATCGCGGCCGTCATCGTCGTCGCAGTCGCGCTGCTCGGCACCAAGGTCACCGGTGCCTTCACGTCGATCACCGATCAGCTGCCGGGGTGA
- a CDS encoding RNA polymerase sigma factor, whose amino-acid sequence MSLTATLDDVPDDDEEADRALLDRAARGDRVAFGCLYDRHVRPVYWQAYSVLKDDREAEDATQDVFVTTWKKIRTITVVDESVLPWLLVTARYTALNARRSRQRRRTQAEIDDLLPARSAVEDEVEAGLIRAEIDKAVGALSPVDQQLYELCVAGDHTYEMAARELGVSHAVVRNRLSRLRTRLRADLRSLKEIS is encoded by the coding sequence GTGAGCCTGACCGCGACCCTCGACGACGTCCCCGACGATGACGAGGAGGCCGACCGCGCCCTGCTCGACCGCGCCGCCCGCGGTGACCGCGTCGCCTTCGGGTGCCTCTACGACCGGCACGTGCGACCCGTCTACTGGCAGGCCTACAGCGTCCTGAAGGACGACCGCGAGGCCGAGGACGCGACCCAGGACGTCTTCGTCACGACCTGGAAGAAGATCCGGACGATCACGGTCGTCGACGAGTCGGTGCTGCCGTGGCTGCTCGTCACGGCCCGCTACACGGCACTGAACGCCCGCCGCAGCCGGCAACGTCGGCGCACGCAGGCCGAGATCGACGACCTGCTGCCCGCCCGTTCCGCCGTCGAGGACGAGGTCGAGGCGGGATTGATCCGCGCCGAGATCGACAAGGCCGTCGGGGCCCTCTCCCCCGTCGACCAGCAGCTGTACGAGCTGTGCGTCGCGGGCGACCACACCTACGAGATGGCAGCGCGCGAGCTGGGCGTGAGCCACGCCGTCGTCCGCAACCGACTCTCGCGCCTGCGCACCCGCCTCCGCGCCGACCTGCGATCCCTCAAGGAGATCTCATGA
- a CDS encoding DUF4349 domain-containing protein — translation MSTPTLHDDRVEKMRMSVMHRVDLDVTRRGRRARTALGLSVAGVLVVGLGGYAVSSIGGTSTSEVSATSDRSDSSAGGKAAAPEAQLDAQNGAANLKQSETAAKQEAPAADRQVITTGSASVTVSRPRTTVQQLSTWIESIGGRVDDRSESGTGDDASASVTVRVPSTRVTATLDRLATYGRVDDASLQNTDVTAQTVDLDARVDALQVSIDRLTAILAGATSSKDVIAAERALTDRQEQLESLQAQRKDLADQVSLSTLTITFAQKPTASSVEPGGFAGGLRDGWNGLVSTVNAVVEVAGVLLPWALVVAGVLLVVRLVTRRRGSS, via the coding sequence ATGAGCACCCCGACGCTCCACGACGACCGCGTCGAGAAGATGCGGATGTCGGTCATGCACCGTGTCGACCTCGACGTCACGCGTCGCGGTCGACGCGCCCGCACCGCCCTCGGTCTGTCGGTCGCCGGCGTGCTGGTCGTGGGCCTCGGCGGCTACGCCGTCAGCAGCATCGGCGGCACCAGCACGAGCGAGGTCAGCGCCACCTCCGACCGGTCCGACAGCTCCGCTGGCGGCAAGGCCGCTGCACCGGAGGCACAGCTCGATGCACAGAACGGCGCCGCCAACCTCAAGCAGAGCGAGACCGCTGCGAAGCAGGAGGCACCCGCCGCAGACCGCCAGGTCATCACGACCGGCTCGGCCAGCGTGACGGTCAGCCGTCCCCGCACGACGGTGCAGCAGCTCAGCACGTGGATAGAGTCGATCGGCGGACGGGTCGACGACCGGTCCGAGAGCGGCACGGGCGACGACGCATCCGCGTCCGTCACGGTCCGCGTGCCCAGCACCCGGGTCACGGCGACACTCGACCGCCTCGCAACGTACGGACGGGTCGACGACGCCTCTCTGCAGAACACCGACGTCACGGCCCAGACCGTCGACCTCGACGCCCGCGTCGACGCACTGCAGGTCTCGATCGACCGCCTCACCGCGATCCTGGCCGGGGCGACGTCGAGCAAGGACGTCATCGCGGCCGAGCGGGCGCTCACCGATCGCCAGGAGCAGCTCGAGAGCCTGCAGGCCCAGCGCAAGGACCTGGCCGACCAGGTCTCGCTGTCGACACTGACCATCACCTTCGCCCAGAAGCCGACCGCGAGCTCGGTGGAGCCCGGCGGGTTCGCGGGCGGCCTGCGCGACGGCTGGAACGGGCTGGTGTCGACGGTCAACGCCGTCGTCGAGGTCGCCGGGGTGCTGCTGCCCTGGGCCCTGGTCGTCGCCGGCGTCCTGCTCGTGGTGCGGCTCGTCACGCGCCGCCGTGGCTCGAGCTGA
- a CDS encoding GNAT family N-acetyltransferase has protein sequence MPPTTIRALAAADWDDVRRIYADGIATKNATFETEVPPAAVLDAQWLPGQRWVATIDGAVAGWAAVSPTSRRECYRGVGETSVYVDAQHGGRGIGAALVRHQVAAADEGGLWTLQTSIFSENRASLTIHRAAGFREVGRRERIAQLAGAWRDTILLERRAPEPS, from the coding sequence GTGCCGCCCACGACGATCCGTGCCCTGGCCGCCGCCGACTGGGACGACGTGCGCCGCATCTACGCCGACGGCATCGCCACCAAGAACGCCACCTTCGAGACCGAGGTTCCGCCGGCCGCCGTCCTGGACGCCCAGTGGCTGCCCGGCCAGAGATGGGTCGCCACGATCGACGGTGCCGTGGCCGGATGGGCAGCGGTCAGCCCCACCTCGCGCCGGGAGTGCTATCGAGGGGTCGGCGAGACGTCCGTCTACGTCGACGCGCAGCACGGTGGACGGGGCATCGGTGCAGCCCTCGTGCGGCACCAGGTCGCCGCCGCCGACGAGGGCGGCCTCTGGACGCTCCAGACCTCGATCTTCTCGGAGAACCGGGCCAGCCTCACCATCCACCGCGCGGCGGGGTTCAGAGAGGTGGGACGCCGCGAGCGCATCGCGCAGCTCGCCGGCGCGTGGCGCGACACCATCCTGCTCGAGCGCCGCGCCCCGGAGCCGTCCTGA
- a CDS encoding YnfA family protein, which translates to MDILRSTALFIAAALAEIGGAWLVWQGVREHRGWLWIGGGIIALGIYGFVATLQPDANFGRILAAYGGIFVAGSLAWGKVVDGYDPDRYDIAGALICLIGVAVIMYAPRTA; encoded by the coding sequence ATGGACATCCTGCGCTCCACGGCGCTCTTCATCGCAGCAGCGCTCGCCGAGATCGGCGGCGCCTGGCTCGTCTGGCAAGGCGTCCGAGAACACCGGGGCTGGCTCTGGATCGGCGGAGGCATCATCGCCCTCGGCATCTACGGATTCGTCGCCACCTTGCAACCTGACGCGAACTTCGGACGCATTCTCGCCGCCTACGGAGGAATCTTCGTCGCAGGATCACTCGCCTGGGGCAAGGTGGTCGACGGCTACGACCCAGACCGGTACGACATCGCCGGTGCCCTCATCTGCCTCATCGGCGTCGCGGTCATCATGTACGCGCCGAGAACGGCCTGA
- a CDS encoding ArsR/SmtB family transcription factor has protein sequence MTTVLPVLDLGSDLCCAPIVRDAMSAQDAANLALKFKAIGEPTRLRLLSLVAAHDGAEACVCDLTEPVNLSQGTVSHHLKVLVDAGLLTRSKRGTWSFYALVPGALDNLADILRTPAAQ, from the coding sequence ATGACCACCGTGCTTCCCGTCCTCGACCTCGGCTCGGACCTCTGTTGCGCCCCCATCGTGCGCGACGCCATGAGTGCCCAGGATGCGGCAAACCTGGCCTTGAAGTTCAAGGCCATCGGCGAGCCGACGCGCCTGCGCCTCCTCTCGCTGGTCGCCGCACACGACGGCGCGGAGGCGTGCGTCTGCGACCTCACCGAGCCGGTCAACCTCTCGCAGGGCACCGTGTCGCACCACCTCAAAGTCCTGGTCGACGCCGGGCTCCTGACCCGCTCCAAGCGCGGCACCTGGTCGTTCTACGCCCTCGTCCCCGGTGCCCTCGACAACCTCGCCGACATCCTGCGCACCCCCGCCGCGCAGTAG
- the arsB gene encoding ACR3 family arsenite efflux transporter — translation MSDTLDATADGGADEAVVARLSRLDRFLPVWIVVAMIAGLVLGRTWSDLTDALDSFTVGSVSVPIAIGLLVMMYPVLAKVRYSETARVTGDRRLLGASLVMNWLIGPALMFALAWLLLPDLPEYRTGLIIVGLARCIAMVLIWNDLACGDREAAAVLVAINSVFQVFAFAALGWFYLQTLPGWLGLSTTSADFSVWAITASVLVFLGVPLVAGFATRQIGERTKGRDWYESVFLPRLGPWALYGLLFTIVLLFALQGDAITSNPWDVVRIAVPLLAYFAITFTLGMVMGHGLGLGYAKSATLAFTAAGNNFELAIAVAIGTFGITSGQALAGVVGPLIEVPVLVGLVYVSLWARRFFPASEGVIS, via the coding sequence GTGAGCGACACCCTGGACGCGACCGCCGACGGCGGGGCAGACGAGGCCGTCGTCGCCCGTTTGTCACGTCTCGACCGCTTCCTGCCGGTCTGGATCGTGGTCGCCATGATCGCCGGCCTGGTCCTGGGCCGCACGTGGTCCGACCTGACCGACGCCCTCGACTCGTTCACCGTCGGGTCCGTCTCCGTGCCGATCGCCATCGGCCTGCTCGTGATGATGTACCCCGTCCTGGCGAAGGTCCGCTACAGCGAGACCGCCCGTGTCACCGGCGACCGACGTCTCCTCGGTGCCTCCTTGGTCATGAACTGGCTCATCGGCCCCGCGCTGATGTTCGCGCTGGCCTGGCTGCTGCTGCCCGACCTTCCCGAGTACCGCACCGGCCTGATCATCGTCGGCCTCGCCCGGTGCATCGCCATGGTGCTGATCTGGAACGATCTCGCCTGCGGCGACCGCGAGGCCGCCGCCGTGCTGGTGGCGATCAACTCGGTCTTCCAGGTCTTCGCGTTCGCCGCGCTGGGCTGGTTCTACCTCCAGACACTCCCCGGCTGGCTCGGCCTGTCGACCACGAGCGCGGACTTCTCGGTGTGGGCGATCACCGCCAGCGTCCTGGTGTTCCTCGGCGTCCCCCTGGTCGCCGGGTTCGCCACCCGCCAGATCGGCGAGCGCACCAAGGGCCGCGACTGGTACGAGAGCGTCTTCCTCCCCCGCCTCGGCCCGTGGGCCCTGTACGGGCTGCTGTTCACGATCGTGCTGCTGTTCGCCCTCCAGGGCGACGCCATCACGAGCAACCCCTGGGACGTCGTGCGCATCGCCGTCCCGCTGCTGGCCTACTTCGCGATCACCTTCACCCTCGGCATGGTCATGGGCCACGGGCTCGGCCTCGGGTACGCCAAGAGCGCCACCCTCGCGTTCACTGCCGCAGGCAACAACTTCGAGCTGGCCATCGCCGTGGCGATCGGCACCTTCGGCATCACCTCCGGCCAGGCGCTGGCCGGTGTCGTCGGCCCGCTCATCGAGGTCCCCGTGCTGGTCGGCCTCGTCTACGTGTCCCTGTGGGCGCGCAGATTCTTCCCCGCCTCCGAAGGAGTCATCTCGTGA
- a CDS encoding arsenate reductase ArsC, with protein MTKPTVLFVCVHNAGRSQMAAGFLRELSGGTIDVLSAGSMPGHQINPVAVKAMDEVGIDIAGEQPKKLSTEAVQASDVVITMGCGDECPYFPGKRYEDWDLTDPAGQGIETVREVRDEIRTRIEDLVASLSPAAATEG; from the coding sequence GTGACCAAGCCCACCGTCCTGTTCGTGTGCGTCCACAACGCCGGCCGCTCCCAGATGGCCGCCGGGTTCCTGCGGGAGCTGTCCGGCGGGACCATCGACGTCCTCTCGGCCGGGTCGATGCCCGGCCACCAGATCAACCCCGTCGCGGTCAAGGCGATGGACGAGGTCGGCATCGACATCGCGGGCGAGCAGCCCAAGAAGCTGTCCACCGAGGCCGTGCAGGCGTCCGACGTCGTCATCACGATGGGCTGTGGCGACGAGTGCCCGTACTTTCCCGGCAAGCGCTACGAGGACTGGGACCTGACCGACCCGGCAGGGCAGGGCATCGAGACCGTCCGCGAGGTGCGCGACGAGATTCGCACCCGCATCGAGGACCTCGTTGCATCCCTGTCCCCCGCCGCCGCGACCGAGGGCTGA
- a CDS encoding NAD(P)-binding domain-containing protein, translating into MTDTTELPVVVIGAGPSGLAAAANLHRRGIPALVLEAGDVAGAAVREWAHIRLFSPWSELVDPEAAKVLADAGWEVPNPKRYPTGGNWAADYLQPLADALGTVRFGHTVTGVAKCGRDLVVDSGREDAAFTLHVTSAEGDRHIAARAVIDASGTWSGPNPLGGDGLPAAGENAHADRIVHRVPDLTDAATAARYAGKHVAIAGTGASAKTALITFTNLAREHRGTRISWLVRRPTIGTAFGGGQDDELSERGALGDHAKAAVTGGPTTTFTGFRTAGIEAHGENRLRLTSFDGQTLDDVDEVVVLTGFRPDLGFLSEVRLDLDPVLQAPRTLAPLIDPNVHSCGTVYPHGAAELAQPEHGFYLVGMKSYGRATSFLALTGFEQVRSVVAEIAGDHAAAARVDLALPESGVCGGSGDFDEPEAAAGGCCGPADQTAVIPVP; encoded by the coding sequence ATGACTGACACGACCGAGCTGCCCGTGGTGGTCATCGGGGCCGGACCGTCGGGCCTGGCTGCTGCCGCGAACCTGCACCGGCGGGGCATCCCGGCTCTCGTCCTCGAGGCCGGGGACGTAGCCGGTGCGGCCGTCCGCGAGTGGGCGCACATCCGCCTGTTCTCGCCCTGGTCGGAGCTGGTCGACCCCGAAGCAGCGAAGGTGCTCGCCGACGCCGGCTGGGAGGTGCCCAACCCGAAGCGCTACCCCACCGGCGGCAACTGGGCCGCCGACTACCTCCAGCCGCTGGCCGACGCCCTCGGCACCGTGAGGTTCGGCCACACCGTCACCGGCGTCGCGAAGTGCGGACGAGACCTCGTGGTCGACTCCGGCCGCGAGGACGCGGCCTTCACGCTTCACGTCACCTCCGCCGAGGGCGACCGGCACATCGCCGCCCGCGCCGTCATCGACGCATCCGGAACCTGGTCAGGACCCAATCCCCTCGGCGGCGACGGCCTCCCCGCGGCCGGCGAGAACGCGCACGCCGACCGGATCGTCCACCGCGTGCCCGACCTGACCGACGCGGCGACCGCTGCTCGCTATGCAGGCAAGCACGTCGCGATCGCCGGCACCGGAGCATCCGCCAAGACCGCGCTCATCACGTTCACGAACCTGGCGCGGGAGCACCGCGGCACCCGGATCAGTTGGCTCGTGCGTCGACCCACCATCGGGACGGCATTCGGTGGCGGCCAGGACGACGAGCTGTCCGAGCGAGGCGCTCTGGGCGACCATGCCAAGGCCGCGGTCACCGGCGGTCCGACCACGACGTTCACAGGATTCCGGACCGCCGGGATCGAAGCGCACGGCGAGAATCGCCTGCGACTGACGTCCTTCGACGGGCAGACGCTCGACGACGTGGACGAGGTCGTGGTGCTGACCGGCTTCCGCCCCGACCTCGGATTCCTGTCCGAGGTGCGCCTCGACCTCGACCCTGTCCTGCAGGCCCCGCGCACGCTGGCACCCCTGATCGACCCGAACGTGCACTCCTGCGGGACGGTCTACCCACACGGTGCCGCCGAGCTCGCCCAGCCCGAGCACGGCTTCTACCTGGTCGGGATGAAGAGCTACGGCCGCGCCACGTCGTTCCTCGCACTCACCGGTTTCGAGCAGGTGCGCTCCGTCGTCGCCGAGATCGCCGGCGACCACGCAGCAGCCGCACGCGTCGACCTCGCACTGCCCGAGTCGGGGGTCTGTGGCGGCTCAGGGGACTTCGACGAGCCCGAGGCCGCTGCCGGCGGCTGCTGCGGTCCGGCCGATCAGACGGCGGTCATCCCGGTGCCGTGA
- the sepX gene encoding divisome protein SepX/GlpR, which translates to MGSSSGLIIAFVVVVWAAYFIPLALRRYDEASKNASVETTGSLSRVIRRPARPQVEVAETAPAPTKTTAAPRATSRPARTADRPASRLAAKRRRRTLLSLLLVTAVVGGVAGFGVISPVWLAAPVALVVAWLVACRVQVRSERGLARQRPSSAKGRRLRLPHGRLPKIDLAKATAVVARPKTQRTAGSSAAVEEDTVIVSGQFEDIDPGRKHEMEDVPLEADALDDKIVIAVPSVSTAGEALWDPLPVTLPTYVTKPRAGRTVRTIDFSQPHTWTSGHIEGEDVELPQRSGDATEHRRAVGD; encoded by the coding sequence GTGGGTTCCAGTAGTGGTCTGATCATCGCGTTCGTCGTGGTCGTGTGGGCGGCGTACTTCATTCCGCTCGCCCTGCGCCGCTACGACGAGGCCAGCAAGAATGCCTCGGTCGAGACCACCGGATCGCTCAGCCGGGTCATCCGCCGGCCGGCCCGCCCGCAGGTCGAGGTGGCCGAGACGGCCCCCGCTCCCACGAAGACGACCGCTGCGCCTCGTGCCACGTCGCGTCCGGCGCGCACCGCCGATCGTCCGGCCTCACGCCTGGCCGCCAAGCGCCGTCGCCGCACGTTGCTGTCCCTGCTACTCGTCACGGCCGTCGTCGGCGGGGTCGCCGGCTTCGGCGTCATCTCGCCGGTCTGGCTCGCGGCGCCCGTCGCACTGGTGGTCGCGTGGCTCGTGGCGTGCCGGGTGCAGGTGCGCAGCGAGCGAGGCCTGGCCCGTCAGCGTCCGTCGTCCGCGAAGGGCCGCCGCCTGCGCCTGCCGCACGGCCGGCTGCCCAAGATCGACCTCGCGAAGGCCACGGCCGTCGTTGCGCGGCCCAAGACCCAGCGCACAGCCGGCTCGTCGGCCGCGGTGGAGGAGGACACCGTCATCGTGTCCGGGCAGTTCGAGGACATCGACCCGGGCCGCAAGCACGAGATGGAAGACGTTCCGCTCGAGGCCGATGCGCTCGACGACAAGATCGTCATCGCCGTCCCGTCGGTGTCGACGGCAGGCGAGGCGCTGTGGGACCCGCTCCCGGTCACGCTGCCCACCTACGTCACCAAGCCGCGCGCCGGCCGCACCGTGCGCACGATCGACTTCTCGCAGCCCCACACCTGGACGTCGGGGCACATCGAGGGCGAGGACGTCGAGCTGCCGCAGCGGTCGGGCGACGCGACCGAGCACCGCCGCGCAGTCGGCGACTGA